A genomic stretch from Terriglobia bacterium includes:
- a CDS encoding isoprenoid biosynthesis protein ElbB — MRRVGVLLSGCGTYDGSEIQETVLLVLALARRGMESLFLAPDVEQRDVVDHSTGDTRPEAAPRRVLVESARIARGVVAAVHETPETQLDALAIPGGMGAVKNLCLEGPGLLGLGPLRPDVVALLDALTARKAPVAVMGLAEVVLARHQGRPLGQEPVYVPASEVVVDEERRTLFTPGFMGSDDLEEVAVGIDRLADHLARWLGVHPELRLRKGKPG; from the coding sequence GTGCGGCGCGTCGGCGTCCTCCTGTCCGGCTGCGGGACCTACGACGGTTCCGAGATCCAGGAGACGGTGTTGCTCGTCCTCGCCCTCGCGAGGCGCGGGATGGAGTCCCTGTTCCTGGCGCCCGACGTCGAGCAGCGGGACGTCGTGGACCACTCGACGGGCGACACCCGCCCGGAGGCGGCGCCGAGGCGGGTGCTGGTCGAGTCGGCGCGGATCGCCCGCGGGGTCGTTGCCGCGGTTCACGAGACGCCGGAGACCCAGCTCGACGCCCTCGCGATTCCCGGGGGAATGGGCGCGGTCAAGAACCTCTGCCTCGAGGGACCCGGCCTCCTCGGCCTCGGTCCCCTCCGCCCCGACGTCGTCGCGCTCCTCGACGCGCTCACCGCGCGGAAGGCGCCCGTGGCCGTCATGGGCCTCGCCGAGGTCGTGCTCGCGAGGCACCAGGGGCGGCCGCTGGGTCAGGAGCCGGTCTATGTGCCGGCCTCCGAGGTCGTCGTGGACGAGGAGCGGCGAACGCTCTTCACCCCGGGGTTCATGGGGAGCGACGACCTCGAGGAAGTGGCGGTTGGGATCGACCGCCTCGCGGACCACCTCGCCCGGTGGCTCGGCGTCCACCCGGAGCTCAGGCTGCGGAAGGGGAAGCCCGGCTAG
- a CDS encoding bifunctional oligoribonuclease/PAP phosphatase NrnA, which yields MVNAEQCELFRRLTGIARRYVLTTHMNPDGDAIGSEVGLARLLAGTGRELRIVNQEATPRNLAYLEDLGPSVEVYDPAVHDAALDAADLVVLLDNSAPDRLGRMEPAIRSRASKVFCIDHHPTPGTLWAHDVLDEQASATAAIVYELSTAAGHRIDLDTAEALYAGLSTDTGFFRFNSTRARAHEIAAALLRTGIEPSRCFREVYERNSPAWTRLLGRALAGLRLDAGGAIVSVRVTRAMESECDAEGADTSEMTTPLLAIEGVRIALLFRELPEGRVKVSLRSKGDLDVYRLAAEFGGGGHRNASGIVADGRLDEMAETVIAGAAGLLAASPGQPA from the coding sequence ATGGTGAACGCCGAGCAATGCGAGTTGTTCCGGCGGCTCACCGGCATCGCCAGGCGATACGTCCTGACGACCCACATGAACCCCGATGGTGACGCGATCGGGTCCGAGGTCGGGCTCGCGCGGCTCCTGGCCGGGACCGGCCGCGAGCTCCGGATCGTCAACCAGGAGGCGACGCCGCGGAACCTCGCCTACCTCGAGGATCTCGGTCCCTCCGTCGAGGTGTACGACCCGGCGGTGCACGACGCCGCGCTCGACGCCGCCGACCTCGTGGTCCTGCTGGACAACTCCGCCCCCGACCGCCTCGGACGGATGGAGCCGGCGATCCGGTCGCGCGCCTCGAAGGTGTTCTGCATCGATCATCACCCGACGCCGGGAACCCTCTGGGCCCACGACGTCCTCGACGAGCAAGCCAGCGCCACCGCGGCGATCGTGTACGAGCTGTCGACCGCCGCCGGGCACCGGATCGACCTCGACACGGCCGAGGCGCTCTACGCCGGCCTCTCGACCGACACCGGGTTCTTCCGGTTCAACTCGACGCGGGCCCGGGCCCACGAGATCGCCGCGGCTCTCCTCAGGACGGGGATCGAGCCCTCACGCTGCTTTCGCGAGGTCTACGAGCGGAACTCGCCGGCCTGGACGCGCCTCCTGGGCCGAGCTCTCGCGGGCCTCCGCCTCGACGCGGGAGGGGCGATCGTGTCGGTGCGGGTCACGCGCGCGATGGAGAGCGAGTGCGATGCCGAGGGGGCGGACACCTCCGAGATGACGACGCCGCTGCTCGCGATCGAGGGGGTGAGGATCGCCCTCCTGTTCCGCGAGCTCCCGGAGGGTCGGGTCAAGGTATCGCTGCGCTCCAAGGGGGACCTGGACGTCTACCGCCTCGCGGCGGAGTTCGGCGGCGGCGGCCATCGGAACGCGTCGGGGATCGTCGCCGACGGCCGGCTCGACGAGATGGCCGAGACCGTGATCGCCGGGGCGGCCGGGCTCCTCGCCGCGTCGCCGGGACAGCCGGCCTGA
- a CDS encoding gamma carbonic anhydrase family protein, with protein MPPVDERPEGSPSADAPRLLANRLAIDPDAWIAPGAVIVGAVTVGPAASIWFGCVLRADLEPITVGEATNIQDLTVVHVDVDLPVRIGSRVTIGHRCVVHGCSVGDEALIGMGAVLLSGCRVGRGALVAAGAVVKEGFEVPDGAIAAGVPARIRGEVDPALRERILKGVEVYVATADAYRRGTLGGGPFGGGWPPGPAGWSAC; from the coding sequence ATGCCGCCGGTGGACGAGCGACCCGAGGGTTCCCCTTCGGCCGACGCGCCGCGACTCCTGGCGAACCGGCTCGCGATCGACCCCGACGCGTGGATCGCTCCGGGGGCCGTGATCGTCGGCGCCGTCACGGTCGGTCCCGCCGCGTCGATCTGGTTCGGGTGCGTGCTCCGGGCCGACCTCGAGCCCATCACGGTCGGCGAGGCGACCAACATCCAGGACCTGACCGTCGTCCACGTCGACGTCGATCTTCCCGTGCGGATCGGGAGCCGCGTCACCATCGGTCACCGGTGCGTCGTCCACGGATGCTCGGTGGGAGACGAGGCGCTGATCGGCATGGGCGCGGTCCTCCTGTCCGGATGCCGCGTGGGGCGCGGCGCGCTCGTCGCCGCCGGCGCGGTGGTGAAGGAGGGGTTCGAGGTTCCCGACGGCGCGATCGCGGCCGGAGTGCCCGCGAGGATCAGGGGCGAGGTCGACCCGGCGCTACGGGAGAGGATCCTGAAGGGCGTCGAGGTTTACGTGGCGACCGCCGACGCCTATCGTCGGGGGACCCTCGGGGGCGGTCCGTTCGGCGGTGGGTGGCCGCCGGGCCCCGCCGGCTGGAGCGCGTGCTGA
- a CDS encoding 3'-5' exonuclease — MVYFCLDCEASGPVPPLYNLLSVGVTVVRPSGGGHEIGDSLYLELKPEFAGFDAEAMAVNGLDAARLRREGLEPRDAMARLRQWVLERNRPSSDRPVFVGHNAVFDWSYVAYYFVHFGIENPFGYKGIDSKSLAMGRLGISWNETSKERLEKLLALPPQDRARTHRADYDARYQALILKALLDRAPVSPAGRPEDDSVA; from the coding sequence ATGGTCTACTTCTGCCTGGATTGCGAGGCGTCGGGCCCGGTCCCGCCGCTTTACAACCTCCTCTCGGTGGGCGTCACGGTGGTACGGCCCTCGGGCGGCGGCCACGAGATCGGCGATTCCCTCTATCTCGAGTTGAAGCCGGAGTTCGCAGGGTTCGATGCCGAGGCGATGGCCGTGAACGGGCTCGACGCGGCCCGGCTCAGGCGGGAAGGGCTCGAGCCGCGCGACGCGATGGCACGCCTCAGGCAATGGGTCCTCGAGCGGAACCGGCCGTCCTCGGACCGGCCGGTCTTCGTCGGCCACAACGCCGTGTTCGACTGGTCGTACGTCGCGTACTACTTCGTCCATTTCGGCATCGAGAACCCTTTCGGCTACAAGGGGATCGACAGCAAGAGCCTGGCGATGGGCCGACTGGGGATCTCGTGGAACGAAACGTCGAAGGAGAGGCTGGAGAAGCTCCTCGCTCTGCCGCCGCAGGACCGCGCTCGGACGCACCGGGCGGATTACGACGCGCGCTATCAGGCCCTGATCCTGAAGGCCTTGCTGGACCGTGCTCCCGTTTCGCCCGCGGGGCGGCCGGAGGACGATTCGGTCGCTTGA